One genomic region from Yersinia canariae encodes:
- the glmS gene encoding glutamine--fructose-6-phosphate transaminase (isomerizing), which produces MCGIVGAVAQRDIAEILIEGLRRLEYRGYDSAGLAVVDAEGHLTRLRRLGKVQELSDAAEKQDLHGGTGIAHTRWATHGAPSEANAHPHVSDYISVVHNGIIENHEPLRELLISRGYRFSSETDTEVIAHLVHWEQQNGGSLLDVVRRVIPQLRGAYGTVVMDSRDPSRLIAARSGSPLVIGCGIGENFIASDQLALLPVTRRFIFLEEGDVVEVTRHSVSIFDKQGNAIERPETESQLQYDAGDKGIYRHYMQKEIYEQPTAIKNTLEGRLNHGKIDLSELGPKADALLANVQHIQIIACGTSYNSGMVSRYWFESLAGIPCDVEIASEFRYRKPAVRPNSLLITLSQSGETADTLAALRLSKELGYLGSLAICNVAGSSLVRESDLALMTKAGTEIGVASTKAFTTQLTVLLMLVGRIGLLKGIKNSEQLEHEIVEALQSLPVHIEQMLSLDKTIEALAEGFSDKHNALFLGRGDQYPIAMEGALKLKEISYIHAEAYAAGELKHGPLALIDANMPVIVVAPNNELLEKLKSNIEEVRARGGLLYVFADIDAGFTNSEGVKIVPLPHVEEIIAPIFYTVPLQLLAYHVALIKGTDVDKPRNLAKSVTVE; this is translated from the coding sequence ATGTGTGGAATTGTTGGCGCAGTAGCGCAACGTGATATCGCTGAGATTCTGATCGAAGGTTTACGTCGTCTTGAATACCGTGGTTACGACTCAGCCGGTCTAGCCGTGGTTGATGCTGAAGGCCATCTGACGCGCTTACGCCGGTTAGGTAAGGTGCAGGAACTCTCAGATGCAGCTGAAAAGCAAGATTTGCATGGCGGAACCGGTATTGCACATACTCGCTGGGCTACCCATGGCGCACCATCAGAAGCCAATGCGCACCCTCATGTTTCTGACTATATCTCCGTGGTTCACAACGGTATTATCGAAAATCACGAACCTTTACGTGAATTATTGATTAGCCGTGGCTACCGTTTCAGTTCTGAAACTGATACTGAAGTTATTGCTCACTTGGTGCATTGGGAGCAACAAAATGGCGGTTCTCTGCTTGATGTCGTGCGCCGTGTTATACCGCAACTGCGTGGTGCTTATGGCACAGTAGTGATGGATAGCCGTGACCCAAGTCGTCTGATTGCAGCTCGTTCAGGTAGCCCATTGGTTATTGGTTGCGGTATTGGTGAAAACTTTATTGCCTCTGACCAGCTTGCTCTGTTGCCCGTCACTCGCCGTTTCATTTTCCTTGAAGAGGGCGATGTGGTTGAAGTTACTCGCCACAGTGTCAGTATTTTTGACAAGCAAGGCAATGCCATTGAACGTCCGGAAACTGAATCTCAGTTGCAATATGATGCAGGTGACAAAGGTATTTATCGTCACTACATGCAAAAAGAGATTTATGAGCAGCCAACCGCTATTAAAAATACGCTGGAAGGCCGTTTAAACCACGGAAAAATTGATTTGTCTGAGCTTGGCCCGAAAGCCGATGCTCTATTGGCAAATGTTCAACATATTCAAATCATAGCCTGCGGTACGTCTTACAACTCAGGTATGGTTTCTCGTTATTGGTTTGAATCTCTGGCTGGCATCCCTTGTGACGTGGAAATTGCCTCCGAATTTCGTTATCGCAAACCTGCGGTGCGGCCAAACAGTTTGTTAATCACCTTGTCACAATCGGGTGAAACTGCTGATACCTTGGCGGCATTGCGCTTGTCGAAAGAACTGGGTTATTTAGGTTCGCTGGCAATTTGTAATGTTGCTGGCTCATCTCTGGTACGAGAATCAGATTTGGCCTTGATGACGAAAGCGGGTACCGAAATTGGTGTTGCGTCAACCAAAGCCTTTACCACTCAATTGACGGTATTATTGATGCTGGTGGGCCGCATTGGCTTACTGAAAGGCATTAAAAACAGTGAACAGCTCGAACATGAAATTGTTGAGGCGTTACAGTCCTTACCGGTTCATATCGAGCAGATGCTGTCATTGGATAAAACCATTGAAGCCTTGGCTGAAGGTTTCTCTGATAAGCACAATGCATTGTTCCTTGGCCGTGGCGATCAATACCCTATCGCAATGGAAGGTGCGCTGAAGCTGAAAGAGATTTCTTATATTCATGCCGAAGCTTATGCCGCCGGTGAATTAAAACATGGCCCATTAGCGCTCATTGATGCCAATATGCCGGTTATCGTGGTAGCACCTAACAATGAATTGTTGGAAAAACTGAAATCCAACATTGAAGAGGTTCGTGCTCGCGGCGGTTTACTGTATGTATTTGCTGATATAGATGCCGGTTTTACCAACAGTGAAGGGGTTAAGATTGTGCCATTACCTCATGTTGAAGAGATAATTGCGCCAATTTTCTATACCGTTCCACTACAGCTGTTGGCTTATCATGTCGCGCTGATTAAAGGTACCGATGTGGATAAACCACGTAACTTGGCAAAATCAGTAACGGTTGAATAA